The Globicephala melas chromosome 20, mGloMel1.2, whole genome shotgun sequence genome contains a region encoding:
- the GAST gene encoding gastrin — translation MQRLCAYVLILVLALATFSEASWKPRSHLQDAPLGPGASRGQEPRGLDQLGPASHHRRQLGLQDPSHLVADLSKKQGPWVEEEEEAYGWMDFGRRSAEEGDLGP, via the exons ATGCAGCGACTGTGTGCGTATGTGCTGATCTTGGTGCTGGCTCTGGCCACCTTCTCTGAAGCTTCTTGGAAGCCCCGCTCCCACCTGCAGGATGCACCCTTGGGTCCAGGGGCCAGTAGGGGCCAGGAGCCACGTGGGCTGGACCAGTTGGGCCCAGCCTCTCACCACCGAAGGCAGCTGGGGCTCCAGGATCCTTCACACTTGGTAGCAG ACCTGTCCAAGAAGCAGGGACCATGggtggaagaagaagaagaagcataTGGCTGGATGGACTTCGGCCGCCGCAGTGCCGAGGAAGGGGACCTAGGTCCCTAG
- the EIF1 gene encoding eukaryotic translation initiation factor 1 encodes MSAIQNLHSFDPFADASKGDDLLPAGTEDYIHIRIQQRNGRKTLTTVQGIADDYDKKKLVKAFKKKFACNGTVIEHPEYGEVIQLQGDQRKNICQFLVEIGLAKDDQLKVHGF; translated from the exons ATGTCCGCTATCCAGAACCTCCACTCTTTCG ACCCCTTTGCTGATGCAAGTAAGGGTGATGATCTGCTTCCTGCTGGCACTGAGGATTATATCCATATAAGAATTCAACAGAGAAACGGCAGGAAGACCCTTACTACTGTCCAAGGGATCGCTGATGATTACGATAAAAAGAAACTAGTGAAGGCGTTTAAGAAG AAATTTGCCTGCAATGGAACTGTAATTGAGCATCCAGAATATGGAGAAGTAATTCAGCTACAGGGTGACCAGCGCAAGAACATATGCCAGTTCCTCGTAGAG ATTGGACTGGCTAAGGACGATCAGCTGAAGGTTCATGGGTTTTAA